A single Parabacteroides timonensis DNA region contains:
- a CDS encoding L-rhamnose isomerase, whose amino-acid sequence MNTEKNVKQAFELAAARYAALNVDVNSALEKLQKISLSLHCWQADDVTGFENPDGSLSGGIQVTGNYPGKARNIDELRADVLKANSFIPGTHRLNLHEIYGDFGGKKVDRDEVEPAHFQSWMEWGKENNMKLDFNSTSFSHPKSGNLTLANPDKSIRDFWIEHTKRCRAVSEAMGEFQNDPCMMNLWIHDGSKEVPASRIQYRQLLKDSLDEIFATDYKNMKDCIEAKLFGIGLESYTVGSYDFYLGYGAKNNKIVTLDTGHFHLTESIADKISSMLLFTPEIMLHVSRPIRWDSDHVVILSDDLLDLSREIIRCNALDRVHIGLDYFDATINRIGAYVIGCRATQKAFLQALLEPSATLQQYEAEDKLFERLALQEELKSLPWNAVWDMFCLKNDVPVGEDYIGEIEKYEAQVTSKR is encoded by the coding sequence ATGAACACAGAAAAAAATGTAAAACAAGCCTTTGAGTTGGCGGCAGCACGTTATGCAGCCTTGAATGTCGATGTAAACAGTGCATTGGAGAAGTTACAAAAAATCAGCCTATCGCTTCATTGCTGGCAGGCGGATGATGTGACAGGCTTTGAAAACCCGGATGGATCGCTTTCGGGAGGTATACAGGTGACAGGTAATTATCCCGGTAAAGCCCGGAATATAGACGAGTTGCGTGCCGATGTGTTGAAAGCAAACTCTTTTATTCCTGGTACTCATCGATTGAACCTGCATGAGATATACGGTGACTTCGGCGGAAAGAAAGTTGACCGTGATGAAGTGGAGCCGGCTCATTTCCAAAGTTGGATGGAATGGGGGAAAGAAAATAATATGAAACTCGATTTCAACTCTACTTCTTTCTCGCATCCGAAGAGTGGGAACCTGACATTAGCAAATCCGGACAAGTCGATCCGTGATTTCTGGATCGAACATACGAAACGTTGCCGTGCCGTCAGTGAAGCGATGGGTGAATTCCAGAATGATCCTTGTATGATGAACCTGTGGATACATGACGGTTCGAAAGAGGTGCCGGCCAGCCGTATCCAATATCGTCAGTTATTGAAGGATTCGTTGGACGAGATATTTGCAACCGACTATAAAAATATGAAGGACTGTATCGAAGCTAAACTGTTCGGTATCGGCCTGGAAAGTTATACAGTAGGTTCGTATGATTTCTACCTGGGGTATGGCGCGAAGAACAACAAGATCGTTACATTGGATACTGGTCATTTCCATCTGACGGAAAGTATTGCCGACAAGATTTCGTCGATGTTGTTGTTTACTCCGGAGATCATGCTTCATGTAAGTCGTCCGATCCGTTGGGATAGCGACCATGTAGTTATCCTTAGTGATGATTTGTTGGATCTTTCCCGCGAGATAATCCGTTGCAATGCGTTGGATCGTGTACATATCGGCCTTGATTATTTCGATGCAACGATCAACCGGATCGGAGCTTATGTGATCGGATGCCGTGCCACCCAAAAAGCATTCTTACAAGCTTTGCTCGAACCGTCTGCCACGCTGCAACAGTATGAAGCTGAAGATAAATTATTTGAACGCCTGGCCTTGCAGGAAGAATTGAAGAGCCTTCCATGGAATGCCGTATGGGATATGTTCTGTCTGAAAAACGATGTACCTGTAGGTGAAGACTATATCGGCGAAATAGAAAAATATGAAGCGCAGGTAACAAGCAAACGATAA
- the rhaT gene encoding L-rhamnose/proton symporter RhaT codes for MNILIGLLIIAVGSLGQSSSYVPINKVKNWSWESFWLIQGIFAWLVFPYLGAQLAIPEGQSLTELWSAGGSTGALIYGMLWGVGGLTFGLSMRYLGIALGQSIALGTCAGFGTLFPAVFGGTDLFHGDGLILLLGVCVTLAGIAVIGYAGSLRARNMTDEEKKAAVKDFALTKGLLVALLAGVMSACFNLGLESGTPILEKVKASGSSELFALNPVILLVTMGGFLTNAVYCLFQNIKNKSGKDYFSVTGKILLNNVLFCALAGVLWYSQFFGLGMGKSYFADSPVMLAFSWSILMSLNVIFSNMWGIVLNEWKGVSRKTIIVLISGMCILIFSLLLPNLLG; via the coding sequence ATGAATATACTAATAGGTTTATTAATCATAGCCGTCGGTAGCCTGGGACAAAGCAGTTCGTATGTGCCGATCAATAAGGTGAAGAACTGGAGCTGGGAAAGCTTTTGGCTGATACAGGGTATCTTTGCCTGGCTCGTCTTCCCGTATCTGGGGGCACAACTGGCTATTCCTGAAGGACAGAGCTTGACAGAGTTGTGGAGCGCCGGAGGTAGTACCGGTGCTTTGATCTACGGAATGTTGTGGGGAGTCGGAGGTTTGACCTTCGGCCTTAGCATGCGTTATCTGGGAATCGCGTTGGGACAAAGTATTGCACTTGGTACCTGTGCCGGTTTCGGTACGCTTTTTCCGGCAGTATTCGGAGGAACGGATTTATTTCATGGTGACGGATTGATCCTTTTACTGGGTGTTTGCGTAACGTTGGCTGGTATCGCAGTGATCGGTTATGCCGGTAGCCTGCGAGCCCGGAACATGACAGACGAGGAGAAGAAGGCGGCAGTGAAAGATTTTGCCCTGACAAAAGGGTTACTGGTTGCGCTGTTGGCGGGTGTGATGAGTGCCTGTTTTAACCTGGGGCTTGAGTCCGGAACTCCGATACTGGAAAAGGTAAAAGCTTCCGGTTCCAGCGAACTGTTTGCACTTAATCCGGTAATCCTTTTGGTTACAATGGGTGGTTTCCTGACGAATGCCGTATATTGCCTGTTCCAGAATATAAAAAATAAATCAGGAAAGGATTATTTCTCCGTTACAGGAAAGATATTACTGAATAATGTCTTATTTTGTGCGTTGGCTGGTGTCCTGTGGTATTCGCAGTTCTTCGGATTGGGGATGGGGAAAAGCTATTTTGCAGACTCACCCGTCATGCTTGCCTTCTCGTGGAGTATCCTGATGTCGCTGAATGTCATATTCAGTAATATGTGGGGAATCGTATTGAACGAATGGAAAGGTGTCAGCAGGAAAACGATCATTGTTTTAATATCCGGGATGTGTATCCTGATATTTTCATTGTTATTACCTAACTTATTAGGATAA
- the rhaD gene encoding rhamnulose-1-phosphate aldolase, translating into MTTIRNNSPLMAEIGRIAEVAGYLWTKGWAERNGGNISVNLTGLLTDEEMALPALAPAIELQEAMTSLGGNVFYVTGTGKRMRYVAQDPFANGALIRIAADGKSYDIIAEQPVRPTSELPSHLMMHNYLRSLGRDNRVVLHTHPTELIGMTHCKPFLDSKVITRTLWSMIPECRIIVPKGVGIVPYEIPGTIELAHATIRQLEKHDVVFWEKHGILAVGEDLIECFDAIDTLSKSAQIYISARMAGYEPIGMTDQQLDDLVPAFGL; encoded by the coding sequence ATGACAACAATTAGAAACAACAGCCCTCTGATGGCTGAAATAGGACGTATCGCCGAAGTGGCCGGTTATCTTTGGACTAAAGGATGGGCCGAACGTAACGGCGGGAATATCTCTGTGAACCTGACCGGTTTGCTGACTGACGAAGAAATGGCATTGCCGGCACTGGCTCCGGCTATCGAATTGCAGGAAGCTATGACCTCTCTCGGTGGAAATGTATTTTATGTTACCGGAACAGGTAAACGCATGCGTTATGTGGCACAAGATCCCTTTGCCAACGGTGCGCTGATACGTATAGCAGCCGATGGGAAAAGCTATGATATCATTGCCGAACAACCTGTCAGGCCGACATCAGAATTGCCTTCTCACCTGATGATGCATAATTATCTTCGTTCGTTGGGACGCGACAACAGAGTCGTTCTGCATACACATCCGACCGAACTGATCGGTATGACGCATTGCAAACCTTTTCTCGATTCGAAGGTAATAACCCGTACTTTATGGAGTATGATTCCCGAGTGTCGTATCATTGTGCCGAAAGGGGTAGGGATTGTTCCTTATGAAATCCCCGGAACGATCGAACTGGCACATGCCACGATCCGGCAACTCGAAAAGCATGATGTCGTATTCTGGGAAAAACACGGAATCCTGGCAGTGGGTGAAGACCTGATCGAATGCTTCGATGCTATCGATACACTGAGTAAATCAGCCCAGATTTATATCAGTGCCCGTATGGCCGGATATGAACCGATAGGAATGACCGACCAGCAACTGGACGATCTCGTTCCAGCTTTTGGATTATAA
- a CDS encoding alpha-L-rhamnosidase-related protein, producing MKKILILFTLFCILSATAQQRDSRVREYLSPTRIVWQQHSEQIQDADNLLLPGNGQAGLVNRAICKLKSTAQQHPAILFDFGKELQGGIQLVTGGFPVNKPISVRIRLGESVSEAMCEIDGKNGASNDHAMRDFIVSLPWMGVMEVGNSGFRFARIDLVDDSTELHLKEVRAISTYRDIPYKGSFRSSDDRLNKIWQTGAYTVHLNMQEYLWDGIKRDRLVWLGDMHPEVMTVNTVFGYNEVVPKSLDLIREATPLPDWMNGISAYSIWWLLIQRDWYYYQGDEAYLKEQQPYLSGLLRQLVSKVDASGHEKLDGWRFLDWPSSENPEAINAGLQALVLQAMKAGDELCTVLGDETLATECRETAKRMIKVAPQVTKTLLKSKIAPDAPGSKQAAALLALAGLMKPEEADKKYLSVNGAQGFSTFYGYYMLRAMATAGNYQGAIDVIRQYWGAMIDLGATTFWEDFNMTWLPDAAGIDELVPEGKKDIHGDYGDYCYKGFRHSLCHGWASGPTAWLSEYVLGVQVVEPGCRVVRITPHLGDLDWVEGTFPTPEGIITIRHEKGTDGKIKSDIKAPAGIQVILENDK from the coding sequence ATGAAAAAGATACTTATACTCTTTACTTTATTTTGTATCCTGTCGGCAACAGCCCAGCAGCGGGACAGTCGTGTACGCGAATATCTTTCTCCAACGCGTATCGTATGGCAGCAACACAGCGAACAAATACAAGATGCCGATAATTTGCTTTTACCGGGCAACGGACAGGCTGGATTGGTCAATCGTGCAATCTGTAAATTAAAAAGTACTGCACAGCAACATCCCGCTATTCTATTTGATTTTGGCAAAGAGCTGCAAGGTGGTATCCAACTTGTGACAGGAGGTTTCCCAGTCAACAAACCTATATCTGTGCGTATCCGCCTGGGAGAATCCGTAAGTGAAGCCATGTGTGAGATCGATGGAAAGAATGGGGCGAGTAACGACCATGCCATGCGCGATTTTATCGTTTCGCTTCCCTGGATGGGAGTGATGGAAGTGGGCAATTCCGGCTTTCGCTTTGCCCGTATCGACCTTGTTGACGATTCTACCGAACTCCATTTGAAAGAGGTGCGTGCTATTTCCACCTATCGGGATATACCTTATAAAGGATCATTCCGAAGCAGCGACGACCGTCTGAATAAGATCTGGCAGACCGGAGCTTATACCGTACACCTGAATATGCAGGAATATTTATGGGATGGCATCAAACGCGACCGTCTGGTCTGGCTGGGAGATATGCATCCGGAAGTAATGACTGTCAATACCGTTTTCGGCTATAACGAGGTAGTCCCTAAAAGTCTGGATCTGATCCGTGAAGCGACTCCGCTTCCCGACTGGATGAACGGAATCAGTGCTTATTCAATCTGGTGGTTACTGATCCAGCGCGATTGGTATTATTATCAGGGAGACGAGGCTTATCTGAAAGAACAACAACCTTATCTGAGTGGCCTTTTACGTCAGTTGGTATCGAAGGTAGATGCCAGCGGACATGAGAAGCTGGATGGATGGCGCTTTCTGGATTGGCCTTCCAGTGAGAATCCGGAAGCGATCAATGCCGGTTTGCAAGCATTGGTTTTGCAAGCGATGAAAGCCGGTGACGAACTGTGTACTGTTTTAGGAGATGAAACCCTGGCTACCGAATGCCGGGAAACAGCAAAAAGAATGATAAAGGTTGCCCCTCAGGTAACAAAAACATTACTTAAGTCGAAAATAGCACCGGACGCACCAGGCTCTAAACAGGCTGCTGCTTTACTGGCATTGGCCGGATTGATGAAACCGGAAGAGGCTGATAAAAAATATCTTTCGGTAAACGGAGCGCAAGGATTTTCTACTTTCTATGGCTATTATATGTTGCGTGCCATGGCAACGGCTGGCAACTATCAGGGTGCAATAGATGTGATCCGTCAGTATTGGGGAGCGATGATCGACCTGGGAGCTACTACGTTCTGGGAAGATTTTAATATGACCTGGTTACCTGATGCGGCGGGTATCGACGAACTTGTTCCGGAAGGGAAGAAAGACATTCATGGCGATTATGGTGACTATTGCTATAAAGGCTTCCGTCATAGTTTATGTCATGGCTGGGCTTCCGGTCCAACAGCTTGGTTGAGCGAATATGTACTGGGTGTACAGGTGGTGGAACCTGGTTGTCGTGTAGTTCGTATCACTCCGCATTTGGGAGATTTGGATTGGGTGGAAGGAACTTTCCCTACACCTGAAGGAATCATTACTATCCGTCATGAAAAAGGAACGGACGGCAAGATAAAGAGCGATATAAAAGCTCCGGCAGGCATACAAGTTATCCTGGAAAATGATAAATAG